One window of Aspergillus oryzae RIB40 DNA, chromosome 3 genomic DNA carries:
- a CDS encoding uncharacterized protein (predicted protein) — MAELSLRRLCIFALGLFSLVAAQPKVVTFALSRSERHVLEKRKYAGALLGNDILDGKALYWVNASVGTPPQPVQLQVDTGGSDHQSTDQDNFFLDDPTLSSTSKILDKGGFTIQYVTPGSGVKGDYVGDNFGFGSVTVQGLTMGVARQAQYVIKGIMGIGFAAGESIVSQGQRPHKNIIDMLVEQELINTRAYSLWLNDKLSNGNDACVFGVVPITDDSPILFGDTFLRSAYVVYDLDQQQIAIAPTWFNSEDTNIVEISGKTGSSSPNWKTAGSNAAKVTQTATGLQAPGGLSPATAPTGWVFSQTATPFHLPGKGGSVTGDQASSSPSKGAASSSVGIAVPGALASITVASLCVEWKDIPFDYSKHPDI, encoded by the exons ATGGCAGAGCTAAGCCTTCGACGGCTTTGCATTTTCGCTCTGGGTTTGTTCAGTCTCGTGGCCGCTCAACCAAAGGTTGTCACCTTTGCGCTTTCACGAAGCGAACGACACGTactggaaaaaagaaagtacgCAGGTGCATTGCTGGGAAATGATATATTAGACggaaaagcgctctactGGGTGAATGCAAGCGTCGGAACACCCCCTCAACCAGTCCAACTGCAAGTGGATACAGGTGGCAGTGAT CACCAGAGTACTGACCAGGATAATTTCTTCCTAGATGATCCTACGCTGTCGTCCACGTCTAAAATTCTCGATAAAGGCGGGTTTACCATTCAGTACGTCACGCCAGGCTCGGGTGTCAAAGGTGATTACGTTGGTGACAACTTTGGCTTCGGGTCCGTTACTGTCCAGGGCCTTACTATGGGTGTCGCCCGGCAAGCACAATACGTTATTAAGGGTATCATGGGGATCGGATTCGCTGCGGGCGAGTCGATCGTCAGTCAGGGCCAAAGGCCTCATAAGAACATTATTGATATGCTGGTCGAACAAGAATTAATTAACACCCGGGCGTACAGTCTCTGGTTAAACGAT AAACTATCTAACGGCAACGATGCATGTGTTTTCGGTGTTGTACCAATCACGGACGATTCCCCCATTCTCTTCGGTGACACCTTCCTGCGCTCAGCATATGTCGTATATGATTTGGACCAGCAACAAATTGCCATTGCCCCTACGTGGTTCAATAGTGAGGACACCAACATCGTTGAGATCAGCGGTAAGACAGGTTCTTCGTCACCTAACTGGAAGACAGCGGGAAGCAATGCTGCAAAGGTCACCCAGACGGCGACTGGGTTGCAGGCACCCGGAGGTCTGTCGCCAGCGACGGCACCAACCGGATGGGTTTTCTCTCAGACAGCCACTCCGTTTCATCTGCCCGGGAAAGGTGGCTCAGTGACTGGCGATCAggcttcgtcttctccatccaaaGGGGCTGCATCGTCTTCAGTCGGGATTGCTGTTCCTGGGGCCTTGGCGAGTATTACAGTCGCGTCATTAT GTGTTGAATGGAAAGACATCCCATTCGACTACTCGAAACATCCAGACATCTAA
- a CDS encoding uncharacterized protein (synaptic vesicle transporter SVOP and related transporters (major facilitator superfamily)) gives MGQPNDLKSPEVASVPVSSKNSISDPSSPLEDSLEAQQPSPPIYHIFSRSQKLEMVVIVSLAAIFSPLSSNIYFPALGAISRDLHTSMTLTTLTVTIYMIVQGIAPTFWGSLSDTSGRRPVFIGTMVVYIIANIALAVSTNYGELMAFRALQAAGSAATISIGAGVIGDVTTSAERGSLVGIFGGVRMLGQGIGPVFGGLLAQYLGFRSIFWFLTICASVSLFTILLLLPETLRSIAGNGTVPLRGLQKPWLYYITGQPGAEEGAESGIKKSRVTFGTVFAPLKFLFEIDVFITLFFGSIVYTVWSMVTSSTSDLFEETYNLTTLQVGLTFLGNGLGCMSGSYTIGYLMDYNHRLTEREYCEKHNYPPGTRVNLKTHPDFPIETARMRNTWWITVIFIVCVAVYGVSLRTHLAVPIILQYIIAYCSTGIFTINSALVIDLYPGASASATAVNNLMRCLIGAAGVAAVQPIIDALGPTYTFVLLAGITLVLCPLLWVETKYGAGWRLARHQRLNRPRAG, from the exons ATGGGCCAACCCAATGACCTCAAATCCCCTGAGGTAGCCAGTGTACCGGTATCTTCGAAAAATAGTATCTcagatccttcatctcctctgGAGGATTCTCTTGAAGCCCAACAACCATCGCCCCCAATCTATCACATCTTCTCTCGATCTCAAAAGCTGGAAATGGTGGTGATTGTCTCCCTGGCCGCCATTTTCTCACCGTTGTCTTCCAATATCTACTTCCCCGCTCTGGGGGCTATCTCAAGA GATCTTCATACAAGCATGACCCTCACAACCTTGACCGTCACCATATATATGATCGTCCAAGGAATTGCACCGACCTTTTGGGGTTCCTTATCAGATACCTCTGGCCGACGACCCGTGTTCATTGGAACTATGGTCGTCTATATCATTGCCAACATTGCCCTTGCTGTATCTACTAACTACGGCGAGCTGATGGCATTCCGTGCTTTGCAGGCTGCCGGCAGTGCCGCTACAATATCTATCG GAGCAGGTGTCATCGGTGATGTTACAACCTCTGCGGAACGAGGAAGTCTGGTAGGCATCTTTGGCGGTG TCCGCATGCTTGGCCAAGGTATTGGTCCAGTTTTTGGCGGTCTTCTCGCGCAGTATCTCGGCTTTCGATCGATCTTTTGGTTCCTCACGATCTGTGCCAGCGTCAGTCTGTTCACTATCCTCCTGTTACTTCCTGAGACCCTGCGATCGATTGCCGGCAATGGAACGGTTCCTCTTCGTGGCCTGCAGAAGCCATGGTTATACTATATCACTGGACAACCGGGTGCTGAGGAGGGTGCCGAGTCAGGGATCAAAAAGTCCAGGGTTACGTTTGGGACTGTCTTTGCGCCTCTCAAATTCCTGTTCGAGATTGATGTTTTTATtactcttttcttcggaAGTATTGTCTACACGGTGTGGAGTATGGTCACGTCTAGTACCTCTGACCTGTTTGAGGAAACGTATAACTTGACTACCCTGCAGGTTGGTCTCACGTTTCTTGGAAATG GCCTAGGATGCATGTCAGGCTCCTACACAATCGGCTACCTAATGGACTACAACCACCGTCTGACTGAACGCGAATACTGCGAGAAACACAACTACCCACCCGGCACACGAGTCAACCTGAAAACACACCCAGACTTCCCGATCGAGACCGCCCGCATGCGCAACACTTGGTGGATTACAGTTATCTTTATCGTATGTGTGGCGGTCTACGGTGTTTCGCTGCGTACGCATCTTGCGGTCCCCATCATCCTGCAATATATCATTGCCTACTGCTCAACTGGTATCTTCACGATTAACAGTGCCTTGGTGATCGATCTATATCCAGGTGCCAGTGCTAGCGCCACGGCTGTGAATAATCTTATGCGGTGTCTGATTGGTGCTGCGGGGGTTGCGGCTGTACAGCCTATTATTGATGCGCTTGGTCCGACTTATACTTTCGTTTTGCTTGCTGGTATTACCTTGGTTCTGTGCCCTTTGCTCTGGGTGGAGACGAAGTATGGGGCTGGATGGCGACTGGCTCGACATCAGAGGTTGAACCGTCCTCGGGCTGGGTAA
- a CDS encoding uncharacterized protein (predicted protein), whose translation MEPMPDFQFDPFGPGATAYDNTEAGLDGIDWNDPASALKAIGAGGPGGLPFPETLSPEEVRRQATARSDEIFTSYETLHRIIQRHEATIQKRWSKKTRQQRLNVLLSAWPDMPAIHRPDFDAFRRESASDRVRGTKYRVHFMWPYVNQEDLLNTKALPLLLNSRGRHPPSHFAAADMDAMHLGLVSKAIVPIFLNCHVLILNGMTENTRDYGQLVAWEDHPDAFDWMHKQKQFLPGEGLLVMEAQARLLSFLVQCCQQLLHDIPESTLTSNSFPVLPEPQIKPESEISGFESLGVIAAEAPYRVPAQIDLRRIASLLAARASAAEDHLWALREDPDYFARTLLECKEHLQEMLKDLDGKSHPVLGFGRDNVLWARILGSILSEAYLRLELFSELSSQAGRLVAMQKMYADDISPSKDLPEAYLEALLRLRYFLTQAAKGPLSMLRIAGVASPPLRRFFARVPPPDPYTSKISVTSKPGAKMNKVETQLIWLLRNLWEDGYDLFLFGMPLVVDELGRLLQSEKQAQELLSSYITEVIGDLSIFSQCLHQLALYHPWARSFESELVDREDKVKQEFAERTQSWARILAALKAALPERDESNKTVDLGKPTEGKFTYPFEKRRTKENVTALRNAESCLDAFWAAIDQTMVNKAGDLSGTAVRNLLSQPRILQRTREWIEPEKPQRASQDKPGGVDLYTLYQPVSSVYSGLSARALDISQPKTKVKTRGTSHPVRKTEALPRHDPVDRQPTFSVDTRALKVFRAVFFNPATTSTPGEVSWNDFLHAMTSVGFSAMKLYGSVWQFQPTRLDVERNILFHEPHPQGKLPFKTARQYGRRLNRAYGWFGEMFVLNK comes from the coding sequence ATGGAACCCATGCCAGACTTTCAATTCGACCCTTTTGGTCCTGGCGCAACGGCTTATGATAATACCGAGGCTGGCTTAGACGGCATCGATTGGAATGATCCTGCTTCTGCCCTCAAAGCTATCGGTGCGGGAGGGCCTGGTGGTCTCCCTTTCCCAGAAACCTTGTCGCCGGAAGAGGTTCGTCGACAGGCCACTGCAAGGTCAGACGAGATCTTTACCAGCTATGAGACCCTGCATAGAATTATTCAACGGCATGAGGCAACCATCCAGAAACGCTGGTCGAAGAAAACTCGACAGCAGAGACTAAATGTCCTGTTGTCTGCCTGGCCGGATATGCCGGCCATCCATCGTCCCGACTTCGATGCTTTCCGGAGGGAATCAGCGTCCGACCGTGTCAGGGGTACCAAATACCGAGTCCATTTCATGTGGCCATATGTGAACCAGGAGGATCTTCTGAACACCAAAGCGCTACCACTACTGCTGAACTCCCGAGGTCGCCATCCTCCTTCGCATTTTGCTGCTGCCGACATGGATGCCATGCATTTGGGCTTGGTTAGCAAAGCAATTGTGCCCATATTTTTGAACTGTCATGTTCTTATACTGAACGGTATGACTGAGAATACTCGCGACTATGGCCAGCTCGTAGCCTGGGAGGACCATCCGGACGCCTTCGACTGGATGCATAAACAAAAGCAATTCCTTCCTGGAGAGGGCTTACTAGTAATGGAGGCACAGGCGCGACTATTATCCTTCCTCGTTCAATGCTGCCAGCAGCTTCTCCATGACATTCCAGAGTCCACCTTAACCAGTAACTCATTCCCTGTTCTTCCGGAGCCACAGATCAAGCCTGAAAGCGAAATAAGCGGCTTCGAGTCCTTGGGTGTGATAGCTGCAGAAGCCCCGTATCGCGTTCCTGCGCAAATCGATCTTCGCCGTATTGCGTCCTTGCTCGCCGCAAGGGCATCCGCTGCAGAAGATCACCTTTGGGCCTTGCGCGAGGATCCCGACTATTTCGCTAGAACGCTATTGGAGTGCAAGGAACATCTCCAGGAAATGTTGAAGGACCTCGATGGTAAAAGTCACCCTGTACTTGGCTTTGGAAGGGATAATGTTCTTTGGGCGCGCATTCTTGGGTCTATCCTCTCGGAAGCGTACCTCAGGCTGGAGCTGTTCTCCGAACTCAGTAGCCAGGCCGGAAGATTGGTTGCAATGCAAAAGATGTACGCCGACGATATTTCGCCTTCGAAGGATTTACCAGAGGCGTATCTGGAGGCCTTGCTCCGATTACGTTATTTTCTCACGCAGGCTGCCAAAGGGCCATTATCCATGCTAAGGATTGCAGGGGTAGCATCTCCACCTCTGCGGAGGTTCTTTGCTCGTGTGCCGCCGCCTGATCCCTACACGTCGAAGATCTCAGTAACCTCAAAGCCTGGCGCCAAGATGAACAAGGTGGAGACGCAATTGATCTGGCTGCTCCGCAACTTGTGGGAGGATGGTTATGATTtattcctctttgggatgCCCTTAGTTGTGGACGAGCTAGGACGACTGCTTCAGTCAGAGAAACAAGCGCAGGAACTACTATCTTCATATATTACCGAGGTCATTGGGGacctctccatcttctcccagtgTTTGCATCAATTGGCACTTTATCATCCATGGGCCAGAAGCTTTGAATCCGAGCTTGTTGATCGTGAAGATAAAGTGAAGCAGGAGTTTGCGGAGCGGACACAGTCATGGGCCCGGATCCTAGCCGCGCTTAAGGCAGCTCTTCCTGAGAGAGACGAGTCAAATAAAACTGTGGACCTAGGTAAACCCACGGAAGGAAAGTTCACCTATCCTTTCGAAAAGCGCCGCACCAAGGAAAATGTGACAGCCCTGCGTAATGCAGAAAGCTGCCTGGATGCCTTCTGGGCAGCCATTGACCAAACTATGGTCAACAAGGCTGGTGACTTGAGTGGCACGGCCGTGCGGAATCTCCTCTCCCAACCGCGCATCCTACAGCGCACTCGAGAGTGGATCGAGCCAGAAAAGCCCCAGCGTGCCTCACAGGATAAACCAGGCGGTGTCGATCTTTACACTTTGTACCAACCAGTATCCAGTGTCTACTCTGGCCTCTCGGCAAGGGCACTGGACATCTCACAGCCCAAGACCAAGGTCAAAACCCGCGGAACTTCACACCCCGTTCGGAAAACTGAAGCTCTACCGCGGCACGACCCTGTTGATCGTCAGCCAACCTTTTCTGTGGATACGCGAGCCCTCAAGGTTTTCCGGGCCGTCTTCTTTAACCCTGCAACGACGTCAACACCGGGTGAAGTCTCCTGGAATGACTTTCTGCATGCCATGACTTCGGTCGGCTTTTCGGCTATGAAGCTTTACGGCTCTGTCTGGCAGTTTCAGCCGACCAGGTTggatgttgaaaggaatatcCTATTCCACGAGCCCCATCCACAGGGAAAGCTACCTTTCAAAACAGCCCGGCAATACGGCCGTAGGCTTAATAGGGCCTATGGCTGGTTTGGAGAGATGTTTGTCTTGAATAAGTGA
- a CDS encoding uncharacterized protein (predicted protein) codes for MSPRNQKSSPSHSGRSPSHSSGAEDGGSRFAFVTEGTLAEARSHAMREHWRQRQRRKQKSEDHRTQRKILPHRSPVEDSKPKPNGASEPVVEYHSTEDVFLLHQPSPTRIKTRYSDYGEDNIKAQYPGVPEQALTGLNHALASSRLDPFEMFPVQLTSNHHKLLHHWLITHATMMFEDVAIPSFNPMKDVWFPLDLSNAASFYGIMAHSAAHLAHLYAGMNPSRGTSSTDALKYKSEAVRILSTWMADPEKSLSNDAFAAVIRLLTFERDIGGRKRSGWCTAPASKE; via the exons ATGAGTCCACGAAACCAGAAGTCTTCACCGTCACACTCTGGACGGTCCCCTTCTCACTCCTCAGGGGCTGAGGATGGCGGTTCCCGCTTCGCCTTTGTGACCGAGGGCACTTTAGCCGAAGCTCGCAGCCATGCCATGCGAGAGCATTGGAGGCAGCGCCAACGGCGCAAGCAAAAATCTGAAGATCACCGAACCCAGAGGAAAATCTTGCCTCACAGAAGTCCTGTGGAGGATAGTAAACCCAAACCAAACGGCGCTTCTGAACCAGTAGTCGAGTATCATAGTACCGAGGATGTCTTCCTGCTGCACCAGCCCAGTCCGACTCGTATAAAAACTAGATATTCAGATTATGGCGAAGACAACATCAAGGCCCAGTATCCGGGTGTGCCAGAACAAGCCTTAACCGGACTCAACCACGCTCTAGCGTCTTCCAGGCTTGACCCCTTCGAGATGTTCCCGGTGCAATTGACAAGTAACCATCACAAATTGCTCCATCACT GGCTGATTACTCACGCGACTATGATGTTCGAAGACGTCGCTATTCCGAGCTTTAACCCGATGAAAGATGTTTGGTTCCCTTTGGACCTCTCCAACGCTGCTTCTTTCTATGGTATAATGGCCCACTCAGCGGCTCATCTGGCTCATCTCTACGCGGGGATGAACCCTTCAAGAGGAACAAGCTCCACCGATGCGTTGAAGTATAAATCTGAGGCAGTGCGCATACTCTCTACATGGATGGCCGACCCAGAGAAATCGCTGAGTAACGACGCATTTGCTGCTGTTATTCGGCTTTTAACATTTGAG AGAGATATTGGGGGACGGAAGAGGAGTGGATGGTGCACCGCACCGGCCTCCAAAGAATGA